In Ochotona princeps isolate mOchPri1 chromosome 22, mOchPri1.hap1, whole genome shotgun sequence, the following are encoded in one genomic region:
- the LOC101526158 gene encoding cytochrome c oxidase subunit 4 isoform 2, mitochondrial encodes MLSRIAWSWGPWRMAGPSIRSAHSPGNAARSEGKMPPYTNCYAQRSYPMPDEPFCTELSAEQQALKEKEKGSWSQLSPAEKVALYRLQFNETFAEMNRRSNEWKTVMGCVFFFSGFTGLVIWWQRVYVFPEKPITLTDERKAQQLQRILDMKGNPVQGLASRWDYEKKQWKK; translated from the exons ATGCTCTCTCGAATTGCCTGGAGCTGGGGGCCATGGAGAATGGCAGGACCTAGCATACGAAGCGCTCACAGTCCAGGAAATGCAG CCCGCAGTGAGGGAAAGATGCCCCCCTACACCAACTGCTATGCCCAGCGCTCCTACCCCATGCCCGACGAGCCCTTCTGCACCGAGCTCAGCGCCGAGCAGcaagccctgaaggagaaggagaagggcaGCTGGAGCCAGCTCAGTCCCGCCGAGAAGGTGGCCT TGTACCGGCTGCAGTTCAACGAGACGTTCGCAGAGATGAACCGCCGCTCCAACGAGTGGAAGACGGTGATGGGCTGCGTCTTCTTCTTCTCGGGCTTCACGGGCCTGGTGATCTGGTGGCAGCGAGTGTACG TGTTCCCTGAGAAGCCCATCACACTGACGGACGAACGCAAGGCCCAGCAGCTGCAGCGCATCCTGGACATGAAGGGCAACCCGGTGCAGGGCCTGGCCTCGCGCTGGGACTATGAGAAGAAGCAATGGAAGAAGTGA